Proteins encoded together in one Vibrio hippocampi window:
- the aspA gene encoding aspartate ammonia-lyase: MATSSLLSQDSTTTATRIEEDLLGQRHVPADAYYGIHTLRAIENFNISNATISDVPDFVRGMVMTKKAAALANRELGVLPKDTSQYIIQACDLILDTGKCLDQFPSDVFQGGAGTSVNMNANEVIANVALELMGKQKGQYEFINPNDHVNKSQSTNCAYPTGFRIAVYNTVLKLIDAIEYLKGSFENKSQEFSTILKMGRTQLQDAVPMTVGQEFHAWAVTLNEEIRNLEYTSKLLLEVNLGATAIGTGLNAAEGYQALAVKHLADVTGYDCVPAEDLIEATSDCGAYVMIHSAFKRLAVKLSKICNDLRLLSSGPRAGLNELNLPQLQAGSSIMPAKVNPVIPEVVNQVCFKVLGNDNTISFAAEGGQLQLNVMEPVIAQSMFESVSILKNACINLRDKCIDGITVNKEVCEHYVYNSIGIVTYLNPYIGHHEGDIVGKICAETGKSVREVVLERGLLTAEELDEIFAVGNLMKPQYKAKRYD, encoded by the coding sequence ATGGCAACTTCATCTTTACTCTCTCAAGACTCAACAACGACCGCGACTCGCATTGAAGAAGACCTACTCGGTCAACGCCACGTTCCTGCAGACGCTTATTATGGTATCCACACCCTACGCGCCATAGAAAACTTTAATATCTCTAATGCCACCATCTCTGATGTTCCAGATTTTGTTCGTGGCATGGTCATGACCAAAAAAGCGGCAGCGCTCGCTAACCGTGAACTCGGCGTTCTGCCAAAAGACACTTCACAATACATCATTCAAGCGTGTGATTTAATTCTTGATACTGGCAAATGTCTTGACCAGTTTCCTTCCGACGTATTTCAAGGTGGCGCTGGCACCTCCGTCAACATGAACGCTAATGAAGTCATTGCCAATGTCGCTCTGGAGCTTATGGGCAAACAAAAAGGCCAGTACGAATTCATTAACCCCAATGATCACGTCAACAAAAGCCAATCCACCAACTGCGCCTATCCTACGGGATTTCGTATTGCGGTCTACAACACCGTACTCAAGCTGATTGATGCCATCGAATACCTCAAAGGTTCATTTGAAAATAAGAGCCAAGAATTTTCCACAATTTTAAAAATGGGTCGCACTCAACTTCAAGACGCCGTCCCAATGACCGTAGGACAAGAGTTCCATGCTTGGGCGGTGACCTTAAACGAAGAGATCCGCAACCTGGAGTACACCTCGAAACTGCTTCTTGAAGTCAACTTAGGCGCAACGGCTATCGGCACTGGCTTAAACGCCGCAGAAGGCTACCAAGCACTAGCCGTGAAACACCTCGCTGATGTGACGGGCTATGACTGTGTCCCTGCTGAAGATTTGATCGAAGCCACCTCAGACTGCGGTGCATACGTGATGATTCATAGTGCTTTCAAACGCTTAGCGGTTAAGCTCTCAAAGATTTGTAACGACCTAAGATTGCTCTCTTCAGGTCCACGAGCGGGTCTAAACGAACTAAACCTGCCACAACTGCAAGCAGGTTCTTCCATTATGCCAGCCAAAGTCAATCCGGTGATCCCAGAAGTAGTCAACCAAGTCTGTTTCAAGGTATTGGGTAACGACAACACCATCTCATTTGCAGCAGAAGGGGGGCAGTTACAGCTCAATGTAATGGAACCCGTCATTGCGCAAAGCATGTTTGAGTCAGTTAGCATCCTGAAAAACGCTTGCATCAACCTCCGTGATAAGTGCATTGACGGTATTACGGTCAATAAAGAGGTATGTGAACACTACGTCTATAACTCTATCGGCATCGTCACCTACCTTAATCCCTATATTGGACATCACGAAGGCGATATCGTCGGCAAGATTTGTGCAGAAACAGGCAAGAGCGTAAGAGAGGTCGTCTTGGAACGAGGACTACTCACCGCGGAGGAATTGGATGAAATCTTTGCCGTAGGCAACTTGATGAAGCCGCAATACAAAGCGAAGCGCTACGATTAA
- a CDS encoding anaerobic C4-dicarboxylate transporter: protein MVAIELAVVLLFIYFGARIGGIGIGLAGGAGVVALSLILGVPTSQSYIPVDVILIIMSVITAIAAMQVAGGMDWLVQLAENFLRKHPERITFYAPIVTFLMTLLAGTGHTAFSTLPVIAEVAKGQGIRPSRPLSISVVASQIAITASPISAAVVAFAAMLAPMGVDYLTLLAVCIPTTFIACMAGAFVANFMGKDLQDDEVYQQRLAKGLVKLTDAQQRVIPATAKTATYIFLAAIAFVVCYAAAISGSVGLIKDPTLGRNEAIMTIMLTAAAAITLFTKIDASKIPSAATFRSGMTACVCVLGVAWLGSTFVNAHVNDIKEVAGELLEGHPWMLALVLFFASMLLYSQGATTVALMPAALAIGVAPLTAVASFAAVSALFVLPTYPTLLAAVEMDDTGSTRIGQYVFNHPFFIPGVVTISTAVALGFAFGGLLIH, encoded by the coding sequence ATGGTTGCTATAGAGCTGGCCGTGGTACTGCTGTTTATTTACTTCGGGGCACGTATTGGCGGCATTGGAATTGGGCTTGCAGGTGGTGCGGGTGTCGTCGCACTCTCTTTAATACTTGGGGTTCCAACCAGTCAAAGCTATATTCCTGTCGATGTCATTCTCATCATCATGTCGGTGATCACTGCCATTGCGGCGATGCAGGTCGCGGGTGGCATGGATTGGCTAGTACAATTGGCGGAAAACTTTTTAAGAAAACACCCTGAAAGAATCACTTTTTATGCGCCCATTGTTACCTTTCTTATGACCTTACTTGCGGGTACTGGACACACTGCTTTCTCGACATTGCCTGTGATTGCTGAAGTTGCTAAAGGACAAGGAATTCGACCCTCTCGTCCTCTATCTATCTCCGTCGTCGCTTCACAGATTGCGATTACCGCCTCACCGATCTCAGCGGCGGTCGTCGCATTTGCTGCGATGCTCGCACCAATGGGCGTTGACTACCTGACTCTGCTCGCAGTATGTATTCCAACGACCTTTATTGCTTGTATGGCAGGCGCATTTGTTGCCAACTTTATGGGCAAAGATCTACAAGATGATGAAGTGTATCAACAGCGTCTCGCCAAGGGACTGGTCAAATTAACCGATGCTCAACAGCGTGTGATTCCCGCAACAGCAAAAACCGCGACCTATATCTTCTTAGCCGCCATCGCCTTTGTGGTTTGTTATGCTGCGGCGATTTCTGGCTCAGTTGGGCTTATCAAAGATCCGACATTAGGTCGCAACGAAGCGATTATGACCATCATGTTGACTGCGGCGGCGGCCATTACTCTGTTCACCAAGATTGATGCGTCTAAGATCCCCTCTGCCGCGACTTTCCGCTCAGGGATGACCGCTTGTGTCTGCGTTCTAGGCGTAGCATGGCTTGGCTCAACATTCGTTAACGCACACGTCAATGACATCAAAGAAGTCGCAGGAGAACTGTTAGAAGGGCATCCATGGATGCTCGCGCTCGTGCTGTTTTTTGCCTCTATGCTGCTCTACTCCCAAGGCGCAACGACGGTAGCTTTGATGCCAGCGGCGCTAGCAATTGGTGTCGCGCCATTGACGGCGGTTGCCTCCTTTGCTGCGGTCAGTGCGTTATTCGTACTTCCAACTTATCCAACCTTGCTGGCTGCGGTCGAGATGGATGACACCGGTTCAACACGTATTGGACAGTATGTCTTTAACCATCCGTTCTTTATTCCGGGCGTGGTGACTATTTCGACTGCTGTGGCATTGGGCTTTGCGTTTGGTGGCTTACTGATTCATTAA
- a CDS encoding response regulator transcription factor: MELSYSIIIADDHPLFRNALFQSVHMAIGGANLLEADSLESLLALLEKGEDPDLILLDLKMPGANGMSGLIQLRADYPDIPIVVISASEEPSIVSQVKMHGAFGFIPKSSDMKTLIAALNQVLEGDPYYPAALLVNQTQQHTELADKIATLTPQQYKVLGMLSDGLLNKQIAYDLNVSEATIKAHMTAIFRKLGVKNRTQAVILLQQMDSEVQ, translated from the coding sequence ATGGAACTGAGCTATAGCATCATAATTGCCGACGACCACCCGCTGTTTCGCAATGCGTTGTTTCAATCAGTGCATATGGCCATTGGTGGTGCGAACCTGTTGGAAGCCGACTCGCTCGAGTCACTTTTGGCTCTTCTCGAAAAAGGGGAAGATCCAGACCTGATTCTACTTGACCTAAAAATGCCAGGCGCGAACGGTATGTCAGGACTTATCCAACTGAGAGCCGATTATCCCGATATTCCTATCGTGGTTATTTCGGCCAGCGAAGAGCCTAGCATTGTCTCTCAAGTCAAAATGCACGGCGCTTTTGGTTTTATCCCTAAATCCAGTGATATGAAAACCCTAATTGCCGCGCTGAATCAAGTGCTTGAAGGTGACCCTTACTACCCTGCCGCATTACTGGTCAATCAAACTCAACAGCATACTGAATTGGCAGACAAAATTGCCACCCTCACGCCTCAACAATACAAGGTTTTGGGGATGTTGTCGGATGGTCTTCTCAATAAACAAATCGCCTATGATCTCAATGTATCTGAAGCAACGATTAAAGCGCACATGACTGCTATTTTTAGAAAGCTTGGGGTAAAGAATCGCACGCAAGCCGTCATTCTATTGCAGCAAATGGACAGTGAGGTTCAGTAA
- a CDS encoding protein-disulfide reductase DsbD, with protein MRQTFKKILFILLILVATPSFALFGQADNSGAFAPQANNRFVAVDEAFAFNFYQQDNRLFLDWQVKEDYYLYQERLNISGQNLTIDNISYPDGTPYQDEFFGDVHIYTEPLFAEVTLSQYQPGSQVIVQYQGCAKAGFCYPPETRVIDIAPFVDSAPFVDNTKTPAVNNAENLPQRQTDLSSTSAPQDLTSKLEQNWWTPALFLLLGVGLAFTPCVLPMYPILTSIVLGTGKRSQKQALWLSFIYVQGMALTYTLLGLVVASAGMQFQAAMQHPYVLIGLSVLFIALALSMFGAYTLQLPSRVQTWLNGLSNKQQGGNVLGVFAMGAISGLVCSPCTTAPLSGALLYVAQSGDLITGAVALYALALGMGIPLIAAAVFGNKLLPKAGGWMDRVKILFGFVLLAAPLFLLERIIPEFWASLLWSLLGLAAFGWLYHQKNQLPFGSWKQTLVGIVAVLGIIASIQPLLQLWYSSPSQLTIQTSNVEFIHIDNLNELQAVLAQAKQDNKPVMLDFYADWCVACKEFEKYTFHHAQVEPVLEQFVLVQADVTKNQPQDIELLKAMRVLGLPTIEFWSRQGDPLPSARLTGFVKAPEFLQHLEKNGLIQ; from the coding sequence ATGAGACAAACATTTAAAAAAATTCTATTCATACTGCTGATCTTGGTTGCGACACCAAGTTTTGCACTGTTTGGTCAAGCCGATAACAGTGGTGCCTTTGCGCCTCAAGCAAACAATCGCTTTGTTGCTGTTGATGAAGCCTTTGCCTTTAATTTCTATCAGCAAGACAACCGTCTGTTTTTGGACTGGCAAGTCAAAGAGGACTATTACCTTTATCAAGAACGACTGAATATCAGTGGACAAAACCTCACCATCGATAACATCAGTTATCCCGATGGAACGCCGTACCAAGACGAATTTTTTGGTGATGTCCATATCTATACCGAACCGCTGTTTGCAGAAGTCACATTGAGCCAGTATCAACCGGGCTCTCAAGTCATCGTTCAATATCAAGGCTGCGCCAAAGCTGGTTTCTGTTACCCACCAGAGACTCGAGTGATTGATATCGCCCCTTTTGTCGATAGCGCCCCTTTTGTCGATAACACCAAAACGCCAGCAGTCAACAACGCAGAAAACTTACCCCAGAGGCAAACCGATCTGTCATCCACTTCTGCGCCGCAAGATCTGACATCGAAGCTCGAACAAAACTGGTGGACGCCAGCTCTATTTCTATTGCTGGGTGTTGGGCTTGCTTTTACGCCTTGCGTCTTGCCTATGTATCCCATTCTTACCAGCATCGTTTTGGGAACCGGCAAACGCAGCCAGAAGCAGGCACTCTGGCTGTCATTTATTTATGTTCAGGGAATGGCGCTCACTTACACCCTACTAGGTTTAGTCGTTGCCTCCGCTGGCATGCAGTTTCAAGCGGCGATGCAGCACCCGTATGTGTTGATCGGCTTGAGTGTTCTGTTTATCGCTTTAGCGCTGTCTATGTTTGGCGCCTACACCTTACAATTACCTAGCCGTGTGCAAACTTGGCTCAATGGTCTTAGCAACAAGCAACAAGGTGGCAATGTCCTTGGTGTGTTCGCTATGGGCGCGATCTCAGGTCTAGTGTGTTCACCTTGTACCACAGCGCCGCTCTCTGGAGCGCTGCTCTATGTCGCGCAAAGCGGAGATCTGATTACTGGTGCGGTTGCTCTGTATGCCCTTGCACTCGGGATGGGGATTCCATTGATTGCGGCGGCGGTGTTTGGCAACAAGCTGCTACCGAAAGCGGGGGGCTGGATGGACCGAGTTAAAATTCTGTTTGGCTTTGTTCTACTCGCCGCACCTCTATTCCTGTTGGAGCGAATCATTCCTGAGTTTTGGGCAAGTCTCTTATGGAGTCTATTGGGTCTTGCTGCCTTTGGTTGGCTTTATCACCAAAAAAATCAATTACCGTTTGGATCTTGGAAGCAAACCTTGGTGGGTATTGTTGCCGTATTAGGGATTATTGCCTCGATTCAACCTCTGCTGCAACTGTGGTATTCATCGCCTAGTCAATTGACTATTCAGACCTCGAACGTCGAATTTATTCACATCGACAACCTGAATGAACTACAAGCGGTCTTGGCACAAGCTAAGCAGGACAATAAACCGGTCATGTTAGATTTCTACGCTGATTGGTGCGTCGCCTGTAAAGAGTTTGAAAAGTACACCTTCCATCATGCTCAGGTAGAACCTGTCCTCGAACAATTTGTCTTAGTACAAGCAGACGTCACCAAAAATCAGCCACAAGATATTGAGTTGTTAAAAGCAATGCGTGTATTGGGACTGCCGACGATTGAGTTTTGGAGTCGTCAAGGTGACCCATTGCCGAGTGCTCGTCTAACGGGCTTTGTTAAAGCTCCCGAGTTCTTACAACACCTTGAAAAAAATGGCTTGATACAATAA
- a CDS encoding FxsA family protein, translating into MFAVLLLLFIFVPIIEIGLFIQVGGFLGLWPTIGLVLLTAFVGASLVRSQGLQTLMSVQTRLQQGEMPAQQILEGVMLAVSGVLLLTPGFMTDAFGMLVLLPAPRAVMAKYLMTKMVVKTVSGGNFGAGGFHQQGPFGSNPFDDRQQGDTFEGEFERKGDDDDDDRNKLN; encoded by the coding sequence GTGTTTGCCGTTTTACTTTTATTGTTTATCTTTGTGCCGATTATTGAAATCGGTCTGTTTATTCAAGTCGGTGGTTTTTTAGGGTTATGGCCAACGATTGGTCTGGTGTTGTTGACGGCATTTGTCGGTGCATCTTTAGTTCGTAGTCAGGGACTGCAAACCTTGATGTCAGTACAAACCCGCCTGCAACAAGGAGAGATGCCCGCTCAGCAAATCCTTGAGGGAGTGATGTTGGCTGTTTCTGGGGTTCTATTGTTGACGCCGGGCTTTATGACAGATGCTTTCGGGATGTTGGTACTATTGCCAGCCCCGCGTGCGGTTATGGCAAAGTACTTAATGACGAAAATGGTGGTCAAAACCGTGTCAGGAGGAAACTTTGGTGCTGGTGGTTTTCATCAGCAAGGTCCTTTTGGTTCAAATCCGTTTGATGATCGTCAGCAAGGCGATACCTTTGAAGGCGAGTTTGAGCGTAAAGGCGATGACGATGATGATGATCGTAATAAATTGAATTAA
- the mutM gene encoding bifunctional DNA-formamidopyrimidine glycosylase/DNA-(apurinic or apyrimidinic site) lyase, with protein sequence MPELPEVEVSRLGITPHLEGQIIKNIVVRQRQLRWWIPEEIHGLHGHTIKSIRRRAKYLLIDTDAGTAIIHLGMSGSLRVLEHPPEPTKHDHVDLVLGNGKVMRYNDPRRFGAWLWSEAGESHALIDNCGPEPLSDDFSAQWMQERANNKRVAVKTFIMNNSHVVGVGNIYASESLFAAKVAPIIPAYKLSLDDWQRLVKEIKLVLHKAIQQGGTTLKDFAQTDGKPGYFAQELQVYGRAGEPCRVCDELIQQQKIGQRNTFFCPRCQPA encoded by the coding sequence ATGCCTGAATTACCTGAAGTTGAAGTCTCCCGTCTGGGCATCACGCCACACTTAGAGGGACAGATAATAAAAAATATCGTGGTTCGCCAGCGTCAACTGCGTTGGTGGATCCCCGAGGAGATTCACGGTTTGCATGGACACACAATCAAGTCCATTCGCAGGCGAGCAAAGTATCTGTTGATTGATACCGATGCCGGGACGGCTATCATCCATCTGGGTATGTCGGGCAGTTTGCGAGTGCTTGAGCATCCGCCCGAGCCAACCAAGCATGACCACGTCGATCTGGTGTTGGGAAATGGTAAAGTGATGCGTTATAACGACCCGCGTCGTTTTGGCGCTTGGTTGTGGAGTGAAGCGGGAGAGTCTCATGCGTTGATTGACAATTGTGGTCCAGAGCCTTTAAGTGATGACTTTTCGGCGCAGTGGATGCAAGAGCGAGCAAACAACAAACGGGTCGCAGTCAAAACTTTTATTATGAACAACAGTCATGTGGTTGGTGTGGGAAATATCTACGCCAGCGAGTCTCTGTTTGCGGCTAAGGTAGCGCCGATCATACCAGCGTATAAACTCTCACTTGATGATTGGCAGCGATTGGTTAAAGAGATCAAGCTGGTACTGCATAAAGCCATTCAACAGGGGGGCACGACGCTGAAAGATTTTGCTCAGACTGATGGAAAACCGGGTTATTTTGCTCAGGAGTTACAGGTGTATGGACGCGCAGGAGAACCTTGCCGAGTTTGTGATGAACTCATTCAGCAGCAAAAAATTGGTCAGCGAAATACCTTCTTCTGTCCTCGTTGCCAGCCGGCATAA
- a CDS encoding DUF4212 domain-containing protein, whose protein sequence is MAFESSEQAQAYWKENLGVMGTLLATWFLVSYGAGILFVDVLNTIQFGGFKLGFWFAQQGSIYTFVVLIFVYVARMNALDKKYNVQED, encoded by the coding sequence ATGGCGTTTGAATCATCGGAACAAGCACAAGCCTACTGGAAAGAGAACCTAGGCGTGATGGGTACACTATTAGCAACCTGGTTTTTGGTTTCCTATGGTGCAGGGATCCTATTTGTTGATGTACTCAATACTATTCAATTTGGCGGCTTCAAACTCGGTTTCTGGTTTGCTCAGCAAGGATCGATCTACACCTTTGTTGTACTGATCTTTGTTTATGTGGCTCGTATGAATGCGCTAGATAAAAAATACAACGTACAAGAAGACTAA
- the lpxM gene encoding lauroyl-Kdo(2)-lipid IV(A) myristoyltransferase (LpxM is lauroyl-Kdo(2)-lipid IV(A) myristoyltransferase, an enzyme characterized in Escherichia coli and involved in biosynthesis of the form of lipid A found in that species and some closely related species.), with protein sequence MSNEDRINKHLYDVRFEWAFLHPRYWGMWLGIFFAALLAFMPVKLRDRLASYLSTIVVNRNGRVVKRTRVNLEYCFPDKSPEEIDTIVAATFAKAAQYLFGYSEFLVRSTKHNQSRGVMIGEENLTPLLEQGERVIILAPHAWAVDYPAVMLAAQGHKVASIMKPQKNRLGAWLMHVQRMQYGGRIFSREAGIKPFIRSIQDGYIGYWLPDEDHGPKNSVFVPFFGTEKATLKGFGKMARVCRAKVVPMLPAYNDKTGKYEVHVLPALENFPTGDEELDARAMNKAIEDLVTERPEQYMWNLYLLKTQRDDFKIYESTNKK encoded by the coding sequence ATGAGCAACGAAGACAGAATTAACAAACATCTATACGACGTCCGTTTTGAATGGGCGTTTCTTCATCCTCGCTACTGGGGGATGTGGCTAGGCATATTTTTCGCAGCACTGCTCGCCTTTATGCCGGTGAAATTGCGCGATCGACTGGCCAGCTACTTATCGACTATTGTCGTTAATAGAAATGGTCGTGTGGTAAAAAGAACACGCGTCAACCTTGAGTACTGTTTTCCAGACAAGTCCCCCGAAGAAATCGATACCATTGTCGCCGCAACGTTTGCGAAAGCGGCACAATATCTCTTTGGCTATTCGGAGTTTTTGGTTCGTTCAACCAAACACAACCAAAGCCGAGGAGTCATGATTGGTGAAGAAAACTTAACGCCTCTGCTTGAACAGGGCGAACGCGTCATCATACTCGCACCGCATGCTTGGGCAGTGGATTACCCAGCGGTCATGTTGGCGGCTCAAGGTCACAAGGTCGCAAGTATAATGAAGCCGCAAAAAAACCGTTTAGGTGCTTGGCTGATGCATGTACAGCGTATGCAGTATGGTGGGCGAATTTTCTCAAGAGAAGCTGGTATCAAACCATTTATTCGTTCGATCCAAGACGGCTATATTGGCTACTGGCTACCCGATGAAGACCATGGTCCAAAGAACTCGGTGTTTGTACCATTTTTCGGTACAGAAAAAGCCACACTCAAAGGCTTTGGTAAAATGGCGCGAGTTTGTCGTGCTAAAGTGGTTCCGATGCTACCTGCCTATAATGATAAAACAGGTAAATACGAGGTTCACGTACTCCCTGCTCTAGAAAACTTCCCAACAGGGGATGAGGAGCTAGATGCTCGAGCAATGAATAAAGCGATCGAGGACTTGGTGACAGAGAGACCAGAGCAATATATGTGGAATCTTTACCTGCTAAAAACGCAAAGAGATGATTTCAAAATCTACGAATCCACCAACAAAAAATAG
- a CDS encoding sodium:solute symporter family protein: MDIQTWTFILVGITFTLYIGIAIWARAGSTSEFYVAGGGVHPVANGMATAADWMSAASFISMAGIISFIGYDGGVYLMGWTGGYVLLALCLAPYLRKFGKFTVPDFIGDRYYSKTARMVAVFCAIFVSFTYVAGQMRGVGVVFARFLEVDINLGIVIGMAIVFFYAVMGGMKGITYTQVAQYCVLIFAFLVPAIFTSLMMTGSVFPQVGFGSTISGTDTYLLDKLDGLTQELGFTAYTDGSKSMVDVFFICAALMVGTAGLPHVIIRFFTVPRVKDARISAGWALVFIALLYTTAPAVAAFARVNMIDTINGPDMKGVAATEAPSWYKNWESTGLVAWEDKNGDGKMFYSGDERNEMKINRDIIVLASPELAQLPNWVVALLAAGGLAAALSTAAGLLLVISTSISHDLLKKGFKPNMTDKQELLAARIGAALAIVGAGYLGINPPGFVAQVVAFAFGLAASSFFPAIILGIFYKKMNKEGAIAGMLSGIAFTAAYIIYFKFINPAANTPDNWWFGISPEGIGTLGMCLNFTVSIIVNKFTAEVPQNVQDMVESIRYPKGSGAAQDH; encoded by the coding sequence ATGGATATTCAAACTTGGACGTTTATTCTCGTCGGCATTACTTTTACCCTCTATATCGGCATTGCTATCTGGGCTCGTGCGGGCTCAACGAGCGAATTCTATGTAGCTGGTGGTGGCGTACACCCAGTAGCAAACGGCATGGCTACCGCCGCCGACTGGATGTCAGCGGCTTCCTTTATTTCTATGGCAGGCATCATCTCCTTTATCGGTTATGACGGCGGTGTGTATCTTATGGGTTGGACCGGTGGATATGTACTGTTAGCACTCTGTCTCGCTCCTTACCTCCGTAAGTTTGGCAAATTCACTGTGCCTGACTTTATCGGTGATCGTTATTACTCAAAAACCGCGCGCATGGTGGCGGTCTTTTGTGCCATTTTCGTTTCTTTCACCTATGTCGCCGGTCAGATGCGTGGCGTCGGTGTGGTATTTGCCCGATTCCTTGAGGTCGATATTAACCTTGGGATTGTCATCGGCATGGCCATCGTTTTCTTCTATGCGGTAATGGGAGGAATGAAAGGGATAACTTATACGCAGGTCGCCCAGTATTGTGTGCTTATTTTCGCCTTTTTAGTTCCTGCGATTTTTACCTCATTGATGATGACCGGTTCGGTATTCCCACAAGTCGGCTTTGGTTCGACCATCTCCGGCACCGATACCTATCTGCTGGATAAACTGGATGGCTTGACCCAAGAGTTGGGCTTTACCGCCTATACCGATGGCTCTAAAAGTATGGTTGATGTGTTCTTTATTTGTGCAGCTTTGATGGTCGGTACTGCGGGTCTACCGCATGTGATTATCCGCTTCTTCACCGTTCCTAGAGTGAAAGATGCTCGTATCTCGGCAGGTTGGGCACTGGTGTTTATCGCTTTGCTCTACACTACCGCACCAGCGGTCGCCGCCTTTGCTCGCGTGAATATGATCGATACCATTAATGGTCCAGATATGAAGGGGGTTGCGGCAACCGAAGCGCCAAGTTGGTATAAAAACTGGGAAAGCACCGGTCTAGTCGCTTGGGAAGATAAGAACGGAGACGGCAAGATGTTCTACTCTGGCGATGAACGCAATGAGATGAAAATCAACCGTGACATTATCGTTCTCGCGTCTCCAGAACTTGCTCAATTACCTAACTGGGTCGTTGCGTTACTGGCGGCAGGGGGACTCGCGGCGGCACTGTCCACGGCAGCGGGTTTGCTACTGGTTATCTCAACCTCTATATCTCATGACTTGCTGAAAAAAGGCTTCAAGCCCAATATGACCGACAAGCAAGAGTTGCTCGCCGCGCGGATCGGTGCCGCATTGGCCATTGTCGGGGCGGGTTATTTGGGGATTAACCCACCGGGGTTCGTTGCTCAGGTCGTCGCCTTTGCGTTTGGTCTCGCGGCTTCATCCTTCTTCCCCGCGATTATTCTCGGCATCTTCTATAAGAAGATGAACAAAGAGGGCGCGATTGCCGGTATGTTGTCAGGCATTGCCTTTACCGCGGCTTACATCATCTACTTCAAGTTCATCAACCCAGCTGCCAATACGCCAGATAACTGGTGGTTTGGCATTAGCCCAGAAGGCATTGGGACATTGGGTATGTGCCTTAACTTTACGGTATCAATTATCGTTAATAAGTTCACGGCTGAAGTCCCTCAGAACGTACAAGATATGGTGGAATCCATTCGCTACCCGAAAGGATCAGGCGCAGCGCAAGACCATTAA
- a CDS encoding MarC family protein, which translates to MLTIIVTQFVVLWAVIDPIGSVPVYLSQTAHLDTKHRRIVALKAVAIATGVLLFFLFVGQLLLEAMQIPLPAFQAAGGLVLLLFALTMIFGESKPEEEIKLSGETSRAQLADLAVYPLAIPSIASPGAMMAIVMLTDNHRHSVIDQSITALVMLVVLLITLVLLLGASRIQKWIGNVGAAIISRVMGLILAAVAVNNLLQGIKDFYI; encoded by the coding sequence TTGCTAACCATTATTGTGACTCAATTTGTTGTACTCTGGGCCGTCATTGATCCTATCGGCTCCGTTCCTGTCTACCTATCACAAACTGCGCATCTTGATACCAAGCACCGACGTATCGTTGCTCTGAAAGCCGTCGCCATTGCTACCGGTGTACTGCTGTTTTTCCTTTTCGTCGGGCAACTTCTGCTCGAAGCGATGCAGATCCCTCTCCCCGCTTTTCAGGCTGCTGGTGGATTGGTGCTGCTACTCTTTGCCTTAACCATGATATTTGGCGAAAGCAAACCGGAAGAAGAAATTAAACTGAGTGGCGAAACCAGTCGAGCGCAATTGGCGGATCTTGCCGTCTATCCACTTGCCATCCCTTCAATAGCCTCACCGGGCGCTATGATGGCGATTGTGATGCTGACAGATAACCATCGTCACTCAGTGATCGATCAATCAATTACCGCTTTGGTGATGTTAGTGGTTCTGCTGATCACCTTGGTTTTACTCTTAGGGGCAAGTCGGATCCAGAAATGGATTGGTAATGTGGGTGCGGCCATTATTAGCCGAGTCATGGGTTTGATTTTAGCCGCTGTCGCCGTCAATAACCTGTTACAGGGAATAAAAGACTTCTATATTTAG